One window of the Runella slithyformis DSM 19594 genome contains the following:
- a CDS encoding DeoR/GlpR family DNA-binding transcription regulator, translating to MHQVQAHMLKRERQAFIMKQVNLHNRALSADLGAILNVSEDTIRRDLNELADAGELIKVHGGALSKSYHYDYTPSSTYALSEKTIIAKKAATLIENGMYVMIGGGTTVRELVRALPQNLSATFFTISLTTALQLCDHPTIEVIFLGGKLVKNSQISVGGEVISRMNDISADLCILGTNSIDNEGITDSDLEAVQVKKAMIKASKRTAIVTISEKLGSTQRLRVCELNDVDFLITELSPDSERFIHYAESGMIIL from the coding sequence ATGCACCAAGTCCAAGCGCACATGCTGAAGCGAGAACGTCAGGCATTTATAATGAAGCAAGTCAACCTGCACAACCGTGCTTTGTCGGCGGATTTAGGAGCAATACTGAATGTGTCGGAAGATACCATCCGGCGTGATTTGAATGAGTTGGCCGATGCCGGTGAATTGATAAAAGTACACGGGGGCGCTTTGTCTAAATCGTATCATTATGATTATACACCGAGCAGTACCTATGCCTTGTCCGAAAAAACGATTATTGCCAAAAAAGCCGCGACGCTGATTGAAAATGGGATGTATGTAATGATTGGCGGCGGAACCACCGTTCGTGAATTGGTGAGAGCATTGCCGCAGAATTTAAGCGCTACTTTTTTTACCATCAGCTTAACCACTGCCTTACAATTGTGCGACCACCCCACGATAGAAGTGATTTTTTTGGGCGGGAAATTGGTAAAAAACTCACAGATCAGCGTGGGCGGAGAGGTCATCAGCCGAATGAATGATATCAGCGCTGATCTTTGTATACTGGGGACAAATTCGATTGACAATGAAGGGATTACGGATTCGGATTTAGAGGCTGTTCAGGTCAAAAAAGCCATGATAAAAGCCTCAAAACGAACCGCGATCGTGACCATCAGTGAGAAGTTGGGAAGTACGCAGCGACTTCGTGTCTGTGAATTGAACGACGTTGATTTTTTAATTACGGAGCTTTCTCCGGATTCTGAACGGTTTATCCATTACGCAGAAAGCGGAATGATTATTTTATAG
- a CDS encoding tetratricopeptide repeat protein encodes MQKNSLKYWIFGLAGTLLGLASTAKAQLYASADFDSKYEMLLSNPGVQIEATEAINKLYNFKFAEADAEFRWLRYRYPSHPMPYFLMGLAEWWKIVPNTDDTRYDERCIALMDTCITLAEKLYDTRENKIEPSFFLAAAYAFKGRIHSERKHWSRATIAGKNALKYLERCKGQSEISPELLFGDGLFNYFAEWIPQNYPLLKPVLWLFPKGSKQLGIQQLEKVGNNAFYTRTEARYFLLQIYGYENQYAKSYDLAKYSWETYPDNPYFERYYLRSAFVRGNTAEAEKIATSILDKIDKGKTGYEAVSGRNAAYVLAYYSNNYYHDIPKAKIYYQKTLDYATQAKAFTSGYYLASLVGLGRIAEKEKDYEAAREYYKTAVDRGEKKSAQVKEAKDALSNLNKLRRDERRKRRD; translated from the coding sequence ATGCAAAAGAACAGCTTAAAATATTGGATATTCGGGTTGGCAGGCACATTGCTTGGATTGGCAAGTACTGCAAAAGCCCAATTGTATGCTTCCGCTGATTTTGACAGCAAATATGAAATGCTCTTGTCGAACCCGGGCGTACAAATCGAGGCCACGGAAGCCATTAACAAACTTTACAACTTTAAGTTTGCCGAAGCGGATGCCGAATTTCGTTGGCTGCGCTACCGTTATCCCAGCCACCCAATGCCCTACTTTTTGATGGGTCTGGCCGAATGGTGGAAAATTGTACCCAATACCGATGATACCCGTTATGACGAGCGTTGCATCGCTTTGATGGATACCTGCATTACATTGGCAGAAAAACTTTACGATACCCGGGAGAACAAAATCGAACCTTCGTTTTTCTTAGCTGCCGCGTATGCCTTCAAAGGCCGTATTCACTCCGAACGAAAGCACTGGTCGCGGGCCACGATTGCCGGGAAAAATGCCCTTAAGTATTTAGAACGCTGCAAAGGACAAAGTGAAATAAGCCCGGAATTGCTTTTCGGAGATGGCTTATTCAACTATTTTGCCGAGTGGATCCCCCAAAATTATCCGTTGCTGAAACCCGTTTTATGGCTTTTCCCTAAGGGAAGTAAACAGTTGGGCATCCAACAATTGGAAAAAGTAGGCAATAATGCTTTTTACACGCGTACCGAAGCCCGTTATTTTCTGTTACAAATCTACGGTTACGAAAATCAGTATGCAAAGTCGTATGACTTAGCCAAATATTCCTGGGAAACCTATCCCGACAACCCGTATTTTGAGCGCTATTATCTGCGGTCGGCCTTTGTACGAGGCAATACCGCCGAAGCTGAAAAAATCGCGACCAGTATTTTAGATAAAATTGATAAAGGAAAAACCGGGTATGAAGCGGTCAGTGGCCGTAATGCCGCCTACGTGTTGGCATACTATAGCAACAACTATTATCACGATATCCCTAAAGCCAAAATATATTATCAAAAAACCCTTGATTATGCCACACAGGCCAAGGCCTTCACTTCCGGGTATTATTTGGCGTCATTGGTTGGGCTGGGACGCATTGCCGAAAAAGAAAAGGATTATGAAGCTGCCCGTGAATACTACAAAACCGCCGTAGACCGAGGCGAAAAGAAATCTGCCCAAGTCAAAGAAGCCAAAGACGCGCTGTCTAATCTCAATAAACTTCGCCGCGATGAACGCCGCAAGCGACGGGACTAA
- the hpt gene encoding hypoxanthine phosphoribosyltransferase yields the protein MLSVRDKQFVPFIDKQTLEERIAEVGRKISEDYADKNPLFVVVLNGAFLFAAELIKNVPIPCEITFVRVSSYSKTESTGQLTEILGLKEPIQGRDVIIVEDIVDTGLTMNKLLFQLSVQKPNSIQVASMLFKPSALKTPLTVKYAGFEIENRFVVGYGLDYDEQGRNLDAIYVLAE from the coding sequence ATGCTATCTGTCCGGGATAAACAGTTTGTACCTTTTATCGATAAGCAAACGCTCGAAGAGCGCATTGCCGAAGTGGGTCGCAAAATTAGTGAAGATTATGCAGACAAAAATCCACTGTTTGTGGTTGTGCTCAACGGGGCGTTTCTGTTTGCCGCCGAATTAATAAAGAACGTACCCATCCCGTGCGAAATTACATTTGTGCGGGTTTCCTCGTATTCAAAGACGGAATCGACGGGGCAATTGACCGAGATATTGGGTTTAAAAGAGCCGATTCAGGGCCGTGACGTCATTATTGTGGAAGATATTGTGGATACGGGCCTGACCATGAATAAATTACTTTTTCAGTTGTCGGTTCAGAAGCCCAATTCCATTCAGGTGGCTTCCATGCTGTTTAAACCTTCAGCGCTCAAAACCCCGCTTACGGTAAAATACGCAGGATTTGAAATAGAGAACCGATTTGTGGTAGGATACGGCCTGGACTATGACGAGCAGGGCCGCAACCTGGATGCAATTTACGTATTGGCAGAGTAA
- a CDS encoding HupE/UreJ family protein, with amino-acid sequence MSEFQAYLQLGFSHITDPNGYDHILFVIALCAVYAFREWKKVVVLVTAFTVGHSITLALSTLKIISYSSAFIELLIPITIFITAVSNFSETAKGEPKSPRFRYALAACFGLIHGMGFSNYLRSLLGDQDSIVMPLFAFNVGLEVGQLVIVAIALAIASLFVEIIKVKRLTWNHLISGIVAGMALSLILGNELFRTAVGLPVE; translated from the coding sequence ATGTCTGAATTTCAAGCCTATCTGCAACTCGGGTTTTCTCATATTACTGACCCCAACGGCTACGACCATATTCTGTTCGTAATTGCACTTTGTGCTGTGTATGCTTTTCGTGAGTGGAAGAAAGTAGTGGTTCTCGTGACGGCCTTTACGGTTGGGCATTCCATTACCCTGGCCTTATCTACCCTCAAAATCATCAGTTACAGTTCTGCTTTTATTGAGCTGCTGATTCCCATCACGATATTCATCACTGCGGTTTCCAACTTTTCGGAAACCGCCAAGGGAGAACCGAAATCTCCCAGGTTTAGGTATGCGTTAGCCGCGTGTTTTGGCTTAATTCATGGCATGGGCTTTTCCAATTACCTGCGCAGTTTGCTGGGCGATCAGGACAGCATTGTCATGCCGTTATTTGCCTTCAACGTGGGCTTGGAAGTGGGACAGCTTGTCATTGTGGCCATTGCATTGGCGATAGCATCGCTTTTTGTAGAGATCATAAAGGTGAAACGTCTCACCTGGAACCATTTGATTTCGGGCATAGTGGCGGGAATGGCGCTTTCGTTGATTTTAGGAAATGAGCTTTTCAGAACTGCCGTGGGCCTGCCTGTGGAATAA
- a CDS encoding M1 family metallopeptidase — MRKQFIFYWLMLTAGGLLAQPPAGNYNANSRFEQLGSSLPTPNTTRTASGAPGKDFWQQRADYDIKAELDDEKRKITGTETITYFNNSPDELKFVWLQLDQNLFEKNSINATSQNNSIQNQMSSNAVTGLNAPSSVRGSVAGDFSFKITSVKDAKTGQPLKHTINGTMMRIDLPVSIKTGQSYAFSVDWNYFINEYYGRAGYEYFPKDGNTNYFIAHWFPRMCVYDDVNGWQHKQFLGQGEFTLTFGNYKVALTVPNDHIVGATGELQNAGQVLTAEQQKRMEKAKTATRPVLIVSQEEAEKAEKGKPTGKKTWVYKAENVRDFAFATSRKFIWDAMQIEQAGKKVMCMSLYSKEGNPLWGQYSTMVVAHTIRSYSKYSVDYPYPVAYSCHASGGGMEYPMISFNGGRPEPDGTYSEGTKYGMIGVIIHEVGHNFFPMIINSDERQWGWMDEGLNTFVQYLAEKEWDKDFPTRRGEPQFIVDYMKQDTKNLVPIMTSSDNIMLYGPNAYAKPATALNILRETVMGRELFDYAFKEYSRRWAFKNPTPADFFRTMEDASGVDLDWFWKGWFYGVEPVDQDLAEVEWFALDTQNPEITKAEAKKQAEAKRNTVARQRDKDYIKESVVDKNPDMKDFYNTYDPYKVTDADKKKYETYLASLTPDERKLVESGLNFYTLKIKNKGGLPMPVIVKMQYEDGTDSLVRFPAEIWRLNDQQISKVITSKKKVVQWTLDPYREIADIDEESNSFPRQPAQPTKFQLFKSQGFQRGPNPMREAQQNQQPKAGQQGGAKN, encoded by the coding sequence ATGAGAAAACAGTTCATCTTTTATTGGCTGATGCTTACCGCAGGAGGTTTGCTTGCGCAACCCCCTGCGGGCAATTACAACGCCAACTCGCGCTTTGAACAATTGGGTTCATCGCTTCCTACTCCTAATACCACTCGTACCGCTTCGGGAGCGCCGGGCAAGGACTTTTGGCAGCAACGTGCTGATTATGACATCAAAGCGGAACTGGATGATGAAAAACGCAAAATCACGGGCACCGAAACCATCACGTATTTTAACAACTCGCCCGACGAGCTGAAATTTGTGTGGTTGCAGTTAGACCAAAACCTGTTTGAAAAAAATTCGATCAATGCCACTTCACAAAATAACAGTATCCAAAACCAAATGTCATCCAATGCAGTGACAGGTTTAAATGCTCCGAGTTCTGTGAGAGGCAGTGTGGCCGGTGATTTCAGCTTCAAAATCACGTCGGTAAAAGATGCTAAAACAGGGCAGCCGCTCAAACACACGATCAACGGTACCATGATGCGTATTGATTTGCCCGTAAGTATTAAGACCGGCCAATCGTATGCTTTTTCGGTAGACTGGAACTATTTTATCAATGAATACTACGGACGGGCCGGTTACGAGTATTTTCCCAAAGACGGGAATACCAATTATTTTATTGCTCACTGGTTTCCCAGAATGTGCGTGTATGATGACGTAAATGGCTGGCAGCACAAACAATTCCTGGGCCAGGGAGAGTTTACCTTGACTTTCGGAAACTATAAAGTCGCCTTAACGGTCCCCAATGATCATATTGTAGGGGCTACAGGCGAGTTACAGAATGCCGGGCAGGTACTTACCGCCGAGCAGCAAAAACGCATGGAAAAAGCCAAGACGGCCACACGCCCTGTGTTGATTGTAAGCCAGGAAGAAGCGGAAAAAGCAGAGAAAGGAAAACCCACCGGTAAGAAAACGTGGGTTTACAAAGCCGAAAATGTTCGTGATTTTGCCTTTGCCACAAGCCGTAAGTTTATTTGGGACGCGATGCAAATAGAACAGGCCGGCAAAAAAGTAATGTGTATGTCATTGTATTCAAAAGAAGGGAATCCGCTTTGGGGACAATACTCAACCATGGTGGTAGCTCATACCATACGTTCTTATTCTAAATATTCAGTGGACTACCCTTATCCGGTGGCTTATTCCTGTCATGCAAGCGGCGGTGGAATGGAATATCCGATGATCTCATTTAACGGAGGGCGTCCCGAACCGGACGGTACGTATTCGGAAGGAACTAAGTATGGCATGATCGGCGTGATCATTCACGAAGTAGGGCATAACTTTTTCCCGATGATTATCAATTCTGACGAGCGTCAGTGGGGCTGGATGGATGAAGGTTTGAACACCTTTGTGCAATACCTGGCCGAAAAAGAATGGGATAAGGATTTTCCAACCCGTCGGGGAGAGCCGCAGTTCATTGTGGACTACATGAAACAGGATACAAAGAACCTGGTGCCTATCATGACCAGCTCCGATAATATTATGCTTTATGGGCCTAATGCGTATGCCAAGCCTGCTACGGCGCTGAATATTTTGCGCGAAACCGTCATGGGCCGCGAACTGTTTGATTATGCCTTCAAAGAATACAGCCGCCGCTGGGCCTTCAAAAACCCTACTCCTGCCGATTTTTTCCGTACCATGGAAGATGCCTCAGGCGTGGATCTGGACTGGTTCTGGAAAGGATGGTTTTACGGCGTTGAACCCGTAGATCAGGACTTGGCCGAGGTGGAATGGTTTGCCCTCGACACCCAAAACCCCGAAATCACCAAAGCCGAAGCCAAAAAACAGGCCGAAGCCAAGCGCAACACCGTGGCCCGTCAGCGGGATAAAGATTACATCAAGGAATCAGTGGTGGATAAAAATCCCGACATGAAGGATTTCTACAACACCTACGACCCCTACAAAGTCACTGACGCCGACAAAAAGAAATACGAGACGTATCTGGCAAGCCTGACGCCCGATGAGCGGAAGCTGGTGGAATCCGGGCTGAACTTTTACACGCTCAAGATCAAAAACAAGGGCGGTCTGCCCATGCCGGTGATCGTGAAGATGCAGTACGAAGACGGCACGGATTCGCTGGTACGTTTCCCGGCGGAGATCTGGCGCCTGAACGACCAACAGATTTCGAAAGTAATCACCTCGAAGAAAAAGGTGGTTCAATGGACACTGGACCCTTACCGCGAGATCGCCGACATTGACGAGGAAAGCAACAGCTTCCCGCGGCAGCCGGCTCAGCCGACCAAATTCCAGTTGTTCAAATCGCAGGGTTTCCAGCGCGGTCCCAATCCGATGCGGGAAGCGCAGCAAAATCAGCAACCGAAAGCAGGGCAGCAGGGCGGCGCTAAGAATTAA